One region of Culex pipiens pallens isolate TS chromosome 2, TS_CPP_V2, whole genome shotgun sequence genomic DNA includes:
- the LOC120424564 gene encoding peptide deformylase, mitochondrial-like produces MLINQMIRTFSTTTHLGSLARWYQKLWRSKVPTNGPPYAHVTQVGDPVLRQKAQLVPPEAVTSPEVRFLVQAMIDVMRKYSCVGLAAPQIGISLRILVMEFKDKLRDEYTSAEYKIKEMDTLPLTVLINPELKVTNYEKKSFTEACASVKGFSAEVPRYSEVLLSGLDENGKRKELTLKGWNARIAQHEMDHLDGVIYTDVMDRKTFSCSCWQAVNANYGRVQIAFHKK; encoded by the exons ATGCTGATCAACCAGATGATTCGCACCTTCTCAACAACCACACATCTTGGTTCCCTCGCCCGATGGTACCAAAAGCTGTGGCGTTCCAAGGTTCCGACTAACGGTCCTCCGTACGCCCACGTAACCCAGGTCGGTGATCCGGTTCTACGCCAGAAGGCCCAGCTCGTCCCACCGGAAGCGGTCACCTCGCCGGAGGTGCGCTTTCTCGTCCAGGCCATGATCGACGTGATGCGAAAGTACAGCTGCGTTGGACTGGCCGCGCCACAAATTGGCATTTCGCTGCGGATTCTGGTGATGGAGTTCAAGGATAAACTCCGGGATGAGTACACTTCTGCGGAGTACAAAATCAAGGAAATGGACACGTTGCCACTGACG gttttgatCAATCCGGAACTTAAAGTGACCAACTATGAGAAGAAGAGCTTCACAGAAGCCTGTGCCAGTGTAAAGGGCTTCAGTGCAGAAGTGCCACGGTATTCGGAGGTGCTCCTCAGTGGACTTGATGAGAACGGAAAACGTAAAGAGTTGACACTAAAGGGTTGGAATGCGCGGATAGCTCAGCACGAAATGGACCATCTGGATGGGGTCATCTATACGGATGTTATGGACCGGAAGACGTTTTCATGTTCCTGCTGGCAAGCTGTGAATGCAAACTATGGACGGGTGCAGATTGCGTTTCATAAAAAGTAG
- the LOC120424618 gene encoding uncharacterized protein LOC120424618, with translation MVLGWRLRTMKATPSGTQIQIGNAVLIAQRGQLKPRRERRHEHPNLMMPLATPVTNAAEDYMDVEMGEDTELMRGTGCGEGPFRGFLEPVQTKSRRRKRDAAVAELPAICLRRSKRQRNPKMNDEFVYN, from the exons ATGGTCCTAGGGTGGAGACTTCGGACGATGAAAGCTACTCCGAGTGGAACCCAG ataCAAATTGGAAACGCGGTGCTGATCGCGCAGCGCGGACAGCTTAAACCGCGACGTGAACGCCGGCACGAACATCCAAATTTGATGATGCCGCTCGCAACGCCGGTGACAAATGCGGCGGAAGACTACATGGATGTCGAGATGGGAGAAGATACAGAACTGATGCGGGGCACTGGATGCGGTGAGGGCCCGTTCCGAGGATTCTTGGAACCGGTTCAAACGAAGAGCAGAAGAAGAAAGCGGGATGCCGCTGTGGCGGAGTTGCCAGCGATCTGTCTTCGACGTTCGAAACGTCAGAGAAATCCTAAAATGAACGATGAATTTGTTTATAACTAG